The following are encoded in a window of Paludisphaera rhizosphaerae genomic DNA:
- a CDS encoding RluA family pseudouridine synthase encodes MSERLDKLVAERFKLSRRSAREAIERGQVDVGGERRVDPADQFEADAEIAFNPNRPRIGTEDRRLKVLHEDRDLLIIDKPAGLLVQPTQMRERDTLLERAGRYLIHKRGVKKPYIGIVHRIDQQTSGVVLLVTNPRALRPFQELFRTHTIERDYLAVVEGVFLTPEGSIDLPLVEDAGDNRRGVSRDPERGTPATTHFKLVETYGTTASLVSIRLETGRTHQIRIHMAAIDHTIVGDPVYGRRGRPKFPIDFPRQALHAAALGFNHPFSGQPIRVDAPPPADFTALVDQLKHDYGVAGRGE; translated from the coding sequence ATGAGCGAGCGGCTCGACAAGTTGGTGGCCGAACGATTCAAACTGTCCCGACGCTCCGCGCGCGAGGCCATCGAACGCGGCCAGGTCGACGTCGGCGGCGAGCGTCGGGTCGACCCCGCCGATCAGTTCGAGGCCGACGCTGAGATCGCATTCAACCCCAACCGGCCGAGGATCGGCACGGAGGATCGTCGGCTGAAGGTCCTCCACGAGGACCGCGACCTCCTCATCATCGACAAGCCGGCGGGGCTGCTCGTCCAACCGACGCAAATGCGCGAACGCGACACCCTGCTGGAACGTGCGGGGCGCTACTTGATCCACAAGCGGGGAGTCAAGAAGCCGTACATCGGCATCGTCCACCGGATCGACCAGCAGACCTCGGGAGTGGTCCTGCTGGTGACGAATCCGCGCGCCCTGCGGCCGTTCCAGGAGTTGTTCCGCACCCACACGATCGAGCGCGACTACCTGGCCGTCGTGGAGGGGGTCTTTCTGACTCCCGAGGGGAGCATCGACCTGCCGCTCGTCGAGGACGCCGGCGACAACCGCCGGGGCGTCTCGCGCGATCCCGAGCGGGGGACGCCCGCGACGACCCATTTCAAGCTGGTCGAGACCTACGGCACGACCGCCAGCCTGGTCTCCATCCGCCTGGAGACCGGCCGGACGCACCAGATCCGCATCCATATGGCGGCCATCGACCATACGATCGTCGGCGACCCCGTCTACGGGCGTCGCGGCCGGCCGAAGTTCCCCATCGACTTCCCCCGCCAGGCTCTCCACGCCGCCGCGCTGGGCTTCAACCACCCCTTCTCAGGCCAGCCCATCCGCGTCGACGCCCCCCCGCCGGCCGACTTCACCGCGCTGGTGGACCAGCTCAAACACGACTACGGCGTCGCCGGCCGCGGCGAGTGA
- a CDS encoding DUF1559 domain-containing protein, with product MSAHVPSRFRRGFTLIELLVVIAIIAVLIALLLPAVQAAREAARRAQCVNNMKQIGLAMHNYESATGSFPPAKLWSATSGTTAGPNDGTGGKGFVLNTTAFVLILPQLEQMQMSNAYNYSLPSCPATNASPNLTVVGGNTSYLANTTVTSSVLNAYICPSDTDLQPYNATASTSNGAYNGFNSQRSNYILPCGRYYEAYNLSFFTTTPLDGGIFSGSDRSTKLAQITDGTSNTTLSLESRRQKTTTAYGAYWGQGLWTSTHGIVYARTYTTNWPSTMPNGPATVAQVANNPGRLGYAWSISSRHSGGVNTGFADGSVKFIKDSINPDVWFAINTLAGGEVVSADQY from the coding sequence ATGTCCGCTCATGTTCCCTCGAGATTTCGTCGCGGCTTCACGCTGATCGAGCTGCTGGTGGTCATCGCCATCATCGCCGTCCTCATCGCCCTGCTGCTTCCGGCCGTGCAGGCGGCGCGTGAGGCGGCCCGACGCGCCCAGTGCGTCAACAATATGAAGCAGATCGGCCTGGCCATGCACAACTACGAATCGGCCACCGGTTCGTTCCCCCCGGCGAAGCTCTGGTCGGCGACGTCCGGAACCACCGCCGGCCCCAACGACGGCACCGGCGGGAAGGGATTCGTCCTGAATACGACCGCGTTCGTGCTGATTCTGCCTCAGCTCGAGCAGATGCAGATGTCCAACGCCTATAACTACAGCCTCCCCTCGTGCCCGGCGACGAACGCCTCGCCGAACCTCACCGTCGTCGGCGGGAACACCTCCTACCTGGCGAACACGACGGTCACCAGCTCGGTGTTGAACGCGTACATCTGCCCGTCGGACACGGACCTGCAGCCGTACAACGCGACGGCCTCCACCTCCAACGGCGCCTACAACGGGTTCAACTCCCAGCGGTCGAACTACATCCTCCCCTGCGGTCGGTACTACGAGGCCTACAACCTCTCGTTCTTCACGACCACGCCCCTCGACGGCGGCATCTTCTCGGGCTCCGACCGTTCGACGAAGCTCGCCCAGATCACCGACGGCACCAGCAATACGACCCTCTCGCTGGAGTCGCGCAGGCAGAAGACGACCACCGCGTACGGCGCCTACTGGGGCCAGGGGCTGTGGACTTCGACCCACGGCATCGTCTACGCCCGCACCTACACCACGAACTGGCCCTCGACCATGCCTAACGGCCCGGCGACGGTCGCCCAGGTTGCCAACAATCCGGGGCGGTTGGGATACGCCTGGTCGATCAGCAGCCGTCACTCCGGCGGTGTGAACACCGGCTTCGCCGACGGCAGCGTCAAGTTCATCAAGGATTCGATCAACCCCGACGTCTGGTTCGCGATCAACACCCTCGCCGGCGGCGAGGTCGTCAGCGCGGATCAGTATTGA
- a CDS encoding carboxypeptidase-like regulatory domain-containing protein, whose product MKHRMKSLVLGSSLMILAVAGCGGPTLHPVTGTITQNGEPLAEAAVMFLPEDPSGLPAQAVTGPDGKYTLTTGASSGATAGKFKVAVSKTASNVTGDFQDDPFMASMAPDDGKKKKPTKGGPVEATFDAEVVAGKNEPIDYDVKVAADSAKP is encoded by the coding sequence GTGAAGCATCGTATGAAGTCTCTCGTCCTCGGTTCGTCGTTGATGATCCTGGCCGTGGCGGGTTGCGGGGGGCCGACCCTCCACCCCGTCACCGGCACGATCACCCAGAACGGCGAGCCGTTGGCCGAAGCTGCGGTTATGTTCCTGCCTGAGGACCCCTCTGGCCTCCCCGCCCAGGCCGTTACCGGCCCGGACGGCAAGTACACCCTCACCACCGGGGCCAGTTCGGGCGCCACCGCAGGCAAGTTCAAGGTCGCGGTCTCCAAGACGGCTTCCAACGTCACTGGAGATTTCCAGGACGACCCCTTCATGGCGTCGATGGCTCCCGACGACGGCAAGAAGAAGAAGCCCACCAAGGGCGGGCCCGTCGAAGCGACGTTCGACGCCGAGGTCGTGGCCGGCAAGAACGAACCGATCGACTATGACGTCAAGGTCGCGGCCGACTCGGCCAAGCCCTGA
- a CDS encoding DEAD/DEAH box helicase family protein, with the protein MSAGEAISVEGDSRPLRLVFDRGTVVVEGLAEGQEAALPGVRFDPRTKTSRAEAIWYRPLVEHLRGRKIAYVDDARGYGPTQTPWKIQVAKEAFPHQVEGLDAWWKAGGRGVVVLPTGTGKTHLANMAIEKAGRPTLVVTPTIDLMNQWYDELSMSFGVEIGLLGGGYNDVQPITVTTYDSAWMNMERLGDRFGLIVFDECHHLPGATYGLSAISSIAPFRLGLTATPERADNAHTHLDQLIGPIVYRREITQLRGQFLAEYQVIPLYVSLSEEERLRYDNARECYRAFVSGSGIDMRRPDGWSRFLFLAFRSPEGREAFRAYREQRDLALAAPAKLKLLDKLLERHGQDRVLIFTHDNATVYTIARRFLVPVITHQTKTKERRDILLKFNSGEYPIVATSKVLNEGVNVPEANVAVILSGSGSVREHVQRLGRILRKSGDKQAVLYEVVTRGTVEEYTSNRRRQHSAYDGDS; encoded by the coding sequence ATGAGTGCGGGGGAGGCGATCTCGGTCGAGGGCGATTCCCGCCCCCTGCGACTGGTCTTCGACCGAGGCACGGTCGTCGTCGAGGGCCTGGCCGAGGGCCAGGAAGCTGCGCTGCCGGGAGTTCGCTTCGACCCCCGCACCAAGACCTCGCGGGCCGAGGCCATCTGGTACCGGCCGCTGGTCGAGCATCTCCGCGGCCGCAAGATCGCCTACGTCGACGACGCCCGGGGCTACGGTCCGACCCAGACGCCCTGGAAGATCCAGGTGGCCAAGGAAGCCTTTCCGCACCAGGTCGAGGGCCTGGACGCCTGGTGGAAGGCCGGCGGCCGCGGTGTCGTCGTGCTCCCCACGGGGACCGGCAAGACCCACCTGGCGAACATGGCCATCGAGAAGGCGGGCCGTCCCACGCTGGTCGTCACGCCGACCATCGACCTGATGAACCAGTGGTACGACGAACTCTCGATGAGCTTCGGCGTCGAGATCGGCCTCCTCGGCGGCGGTTACAACGACGTCCAGCCGATCACCGTCACCACCTACGACTCCGCCTGGATGAACATGGAGCGGCTGGGCGATCGCTTCGGGCTGATCGTCTTCGACGAGTGCCACCACCTGCCGGGAGCGACGTACGGGCTCTCGGCCATCTCGTCGATCGCCCCGTTCCGCCTGGGCCTGACCGCGACCCCTGAACGCGCCGACAACGCTCACACCCATCTGGACCAGCTCATCGGGCCGATCGTTTACCGCCGAGAGATCACCCAGCTTCGCGGCCAGTTCCTGGCCGAGTATCAGGTGATCCCGCTCTACGTCTCGCTCTCCGAGGAGGAGCGGCTGCGGTACGACAACGCCCGCGAGTGCTACCGGGCGTTCGTCAGCGGCTCGGGGATCGACATGCGCCGGCCCGACGGCTGGAGCCGGTTCCTCTTCCTGGCCTTCCGCTCGCCGGAGGGTCGCGAGGCCTTCCGCGCCTACCGCGAACAGCGCGACCTGGCCCTGGCCGCACCGGCCAAGCTCAAACTGCTCGACAAGCTGCTCGAACGCCACGGCCAGGACCGCGTGCTGATCTTTACCCACGACAACGCGACGGTTTATACGATCGCTCGCCGGTTCTTGGTCCCGGTCATCACCCACCAGACCAAGACCAAGGAGCGCCGGGACATCCTGCTGAAGTTCAACTCGGGCGAATACCCGATCGTGGCGACCTCCAAGGTGCTCAACGAGGGGGTGAACGTCCCCGAGGCCAACGTGGCCGTCATCCTCAGCGGCTCGGGCTCGGTCCGCGAACACGTCCAGCGCCTGGGCCGGATCCTCCGCAAGTCGGGCGACAAGCAGGCCGTCCTCTACGAGGTGGTGACGCGCGGAACAGTTGAGGAATACACCTCCAACCGTCGCAGGCAGCACAGTGCATACGACGGGGATTCTTGA
- a CDS encoding dienelactone hydrolase family protein, protein MHEQPKSAAGVGIEESGTGVSRRGFAITTLAAGFAAAVQPVSAQTITTDTEGLDAGEVQIPTADGKVPGYRAVPKGAGPFPVVLVVQEIFGVHEHIKDVCRRFAKLGYYAIAPELYVRQGDVSKSTDIREIISKVVSKVPDKQVMSDLDSAVAFAKGEKGDVSKLAITGYCWGGRIVWLYSAHNPNLKAGVAWYGRLVVEPDELHPKNPIDIAGQLKAPILGLYGAADTGISLASIEQMREAVKASPVEVEIHVYEDTPHAFFADYRPSYRKLEAENGWKRLLAWFAKQGVGPKA, encoded by the coding sequence ATGCACGAACAGCCGAAGAGCGCCGCCGGAGTGGGGATCGAGGAGTCGGGGACGGGCGTCTCGCGGAGGGGCTTCGCGATCACGACGCTGGCCGCGGGCTTTGCGGCGGCCGTTCAGCCGGTCTCGGCCCAGACGATCACGACCGATACCGAGGGGCTCGACGCCGGCGAGGTCCAGATCCCAACGGCCGACGGCAAGGTGCCCGGCTATCGCGCCGTCCCCAAGGGGGCGGGGCCGTTCCCCGTCGTGCTGGTCGTCCAGGAGATCTTCGGCGTCCACGAGCATATCAAGGACGTCTGCCGGCGGTTCGCCAAGCTGGGCTACTACGCCATCGCCCCCGAGCTTTATGTGCGGCAGGGGGACGTCTCGAAGAGCACCGACATCCGCGAGATCATCTCCAAGGTCGTCTCCAAGGTCCCCGACAAGCAGGTGATGTCCGACCTGGATTCGGCCGTGGCCTTCGCCAAGGGTGAGAAGGGAGACGTCTCCAAGCTGGCGATCACGGGTTACTGCTGGGGCGGCCGAATCGTCTGGCTGTACTCGGCCCACAACCCGAACTTGAAAGCGGGCGTTGCCTGGTACGGCAGACTTGTCGTCGAGCCCGACGAGCTGCACCCCAAGAACCCGATCGACATCGCCGGCCAGCTCAAGGCCCCGATCCTCGGCCTGTACGGTGCGGCCGACACGGGCATCTCCCTCGCCTCTATCGAGCAGATGCGCGAGGCCGTCAAGGCGTCGCCCGTCGAGGTCGAGATCCACGTCTACGAAGACACCCCCCACGCCTTCTTCGCCGACTACCGCCCGAGTTATCGCAAGCTTGAGGCCGAGAATGGCTGGAAGCGGCTGCTGGCATGGTTCGCCAAGCAGGGCGTTGGGCCGAAGGCTTGA
- a CDS encoding glycoside hydrolase family 127 protein, whose protein sequence is MKTFASLLVGLAVATIAQAAPIEPLPFKTPDKLPDVARTLSPSRIHLGGWLGNRVALNEKVRLLNVEVEPLLAGYRKKPGSHPWIGEHIGKWLHAATLAWVNTGDPALKAKLDKVVAELVACQEPDGYLGTYVPEQRFGLYRGADWDVWSHKYNLIGLLTYHQYTGDARALDACRRMGDLLIATFPARKSILAAGTHQGMAATSVLEPIVLLYRSTGDERFLEFARYIVKSWDEPNGPGILSRLTAGKGLDEVGNAKAYEMLSNLVGLCELARATGDRAYLDPVFHAWNDVVKNRLYITGSASAAEHFRKAHDLPNGVADHIGEVCVTTTWIQLSLQLLRLTGERKYADEIERAAYNHLAAAQHPSGSDWCYYTALDGRKQYDAHITCCHSSGPRGMALAVQEAYLMGEWEGREALIVETRESSRATVPLPGGEVVVEQTSEFPRTGRSTLRLLSSRPFSLALVIPKPWWTARLTVSSRGSSAELKVQPDGSIVLASDAWQNGTEIQINQDLELKAVAGGVSNPDRQALTWGPFVLAYDEARNPGGPPLRLVGLTADVKAEPAPGAALAFRLPVVGKEPSAPFPAVFVPFADAGATGGALRVWLRAPGVAVKQADSLLAYAEESRSRPGNVGGSINDGDVSSFVVTFNGRKPKEDWYAVTLAEPVAIRRVVFRHGKTFHDGGWFDASQGKPQVQIQRQANGPWETIGELADYPAVDATRGDLAPGVAFELKLKEPITAKAVRVLGRPASGDDPSQAFSSCAELEAFAE, encoded by the coding sequence ATGAAGACCTTCGCCTCTCTGCTGGTCGGACTGGCGGTCGCGACCATCGCGCAGGCCGCGCCGATCGAGCCACTCCCGTTCAAGACGCCCGATAAGCTCCCCGACGTCGCGCGGACGCTTTCGCCTTCGCGAATCCATCTCGGCGGCTGGCTGGGGAATCGGGTGGCGCTCAACGAGAAGGTCCGGCTGCTGAACGTCGAAGTCGAGCCACTGCTGGCGGGCTATCGCAAGAAGCCCGGCAGCCACCCCTGGATCGGCGAGCACATCGGCAAGTGGCTGCACGCGGCGACGCTCGCCTGGGTCAACACCGGCGATCCCGCGCTCAAGGCGAAGCTCGACAAGGTCGTCGCCGAACTGGTCGCCTGCCAGGAACCCGACGGCTACCTCGGCACCTACGTCCCCGAGCAACGCTTCGGCCTTTACCGAGGGGCCGACTGGGACGTCTGGTCGCACAAGTACAACCTGATCGGCCTGCTGACCTACCACCAGTACACGGGCGACGCCAGAGCCCTCGACGCCTGCCGCCGCATGGGCGACCTGCTGATCGCCACTTTCCCGGCCAGGAAAAGCATCCTCGCCGCTGGCACGCATCAGGGGATGGCCGCGACCAGCGTGCTGGAGCCGATCGTCCTCCTCTATCGATCCACGGGCGACGAACGCTTCCTGGAGTTCGCCCGCTACATCGTCAAGTCGTGGGATGAGCCCAACGGCCCGGGGATCCTCTCGCGGCTGACGGCCGGCAAGGGGCTGGACGAGGTCGGCAACGCCAAGGCCTATGAGATGCTCTCGAATCTCGTCGGTCTCTGCGAGTTGGCCCGCGCGACGGGCGACCGGGCGTATCTCGACCCGGTCTTCCACGCCTGGAACGACGTGGTCAAGAACCGGCTTTACATCACCGGATCGGCCAGCGCGGCGGAGCACTTTCGCAAGGCTCACGACCTGCCCAACGGCGTCGCCGACCACATTGGCGAGGTCTGCGTGACGACCACGTGGATCCAACTCTCGCTCCAACTCCTCCGCCTCACCGGAGAGCGGAAGTACGCCGACGAGATCGAGCGCGCCGCCTACAACCATCTCGCAGCCGCCCAGCATCCGTCCGGGTCCGACTGGTGCTACTACACGGCCCTCGACGGCCGCAAGCAGTACGACGCCCACATCACCTGCTGCCACTCCAGCGGCCCGCGCGGGATGGCCCTGGCGGTGCAAGAGGCGTATCTCATGGGCGAATGGGAAGGCCGCGAGGCCCTGATCGTCGAGACGCGCGAGTCCTCGCGAGCCACCGTCCCACTCCCCGGCGGTGAGGTCGTCGTCGAGCAGACGAGCGAGTTTCCCCGCACTGGACGATCGACGCTGAGGCTGCTGTCGTCCAGGCCCTTTTCGCTCGCACTGGTGATTCCGAAACCCTGGTGGACGGCGCGGCTGACCGTCTCATCGCGGGGGTCGTCGGCCGAGCTGAAGGTCCAGCCGGACGGCTCGATCGTCCTGGCCTCGGACGCCTGGCAGAACGGGACGGAGATTCAGATCAACCAGGACCTGGAGCTGAAGGCCGTCGCGGGGGGCGTCTCCAACCCCGACCGCCAGGCGTTGACCTGGGGCCCGTTCGTGCTGGCCTACGACGAGGCCCGCAACCCGGGCGGCCCGCCGTTGCGGCTGGTCGGACTGACCGCCGATGTGAAGGCCGAGCCCGCGCCCGGGGCTGCCCTGGCGTTCCGGCTCCCGGTCGTCGGCAAGGAGCCTTCGGCCCCGTTCCCGGCTGTGTTCGTGCCGTTCGCCGATGCCGGCGCGACCGGGGGCGCGTTGCGGGTCTGGCTCCGTGCGCCGGGGGTGGCCGTCAAGCAGGCTGATTCGCTGCTGGCGTATGCCGAGGAATCGCGGTCGCGGCCGGGGAACGTCGGCGGGTCGATCAACGACGGCGACGTCTCGAGCTTCGTCGTCACGTTCAACGGCCGCAAGCCGAAGGAGGACTGGTACGCCGTGACGCTCGCCGAACCGGTCGCGATCCGCCGCGTCGTCTTCCGCCACGGCAAGACCTTCCACGACGGCGGCTGGTTCGACGCCTCGCAGGGTAAGCCACAGGTCCAAATCCAGCGCCAGGCGAACGGCCCCTGGGAAACGATCGGCGAGCTGGCCGACTACCCGGCCGTCGACGCGACCCGAGGCGACCTCGCGCCGGGCGTCGCCTTCGAGCTGAAGCTCAAGGAGCCCATCACCGCGAAGGCCGTCCGCGTCCTCGGCCGCCCCGCCTCCGGCGACGACCCGAGCCAGGCGTTCTCCTCGTGCGCGGAGTTGGAGGCGTTCGCGGAGTGA
- a CDS encoding neutral/alkaline non-lysosomal ceramidase N-terminal domain-containing protein: MRWRLFAAGIGTLLGFAAGGLTAGELKVGAAASKLAADDAMVIGGSIGPGKAKGQEGELRASAVVIQDPQGAKVVLVECDVLMVERDVLDSAAKRIAEATGAPFDNVLINATHTHHAPTTVTVHGYQRDEGFAKQVGDRAVEAAVAADRRLAPASMSFRLGEESSVGRNSRLLLANGMIFWVGAQDDVVRPTGPFDPELPVWAFRRPDGSLEALLFNHSTHTIGARTPGLRSPGFYGLAAQELEKELGGTALFFEGASGSTHNLELKADEMTLRIKNAVRAALAKAEPKAVDRVRGLRKEVVVKVRDFDEAREDAAVAAYEAHKVKDAKNAQFVIDTFRDMRRGLASKRGEERKTWVQAVRIGEFAVVGVPAEFFTVLGQDIKRRSPFRYTYVFELANDYIGYTPDRKAFDLGGYQTWTGFHSYTAPGTGEMLAEEALGLLKTLHDEP, encoded by the coding sequence ATGCGTTGGAGGTTGTTCGCCGCCGGGATCGGAACCTTGCTAGGCTTCGCCGCGGGGGGACTCACAGCCGGCGAATTGAAGGTGGGCGCAGCGGCTTCCAAGCTCGCGGCCGACGACGCCATGGTCATCGGCGGCAGTATCGGCCCCGGCAAAGCGAAGGGCCAGGAAGGCGAGCTGCGGGCCTCGGCCGTCGTGATCCAGGACCCGCAAGGGGCCAAGGTCGTCCTCGTCGAGTGCGACGTCCTGATGGTCGAGCGCGACGTGCTCGACTCCGCCGCGAAGCGGATCGCCGAGGCGACCGGGGCACCCTTCGACAACGTCCTGATCAACGCGACCCACACCCACCACGCTCCCACGACGGTCACCGTCCACGGCTACCAGCGTGACGAGGGCTTCGCGAAGCAGGTCGGCGACCGCGCCGTCGAGGCGGCCGTCGCGGCCGACCGGCGGCTCGCCCCGGCTTCCATGTCGTTCCGGCTGGGGGAGGAATCCTCGGTCGGTCGTAACAGCCGGCTCTTGCTGGCGAACGGCATGATCTTCTGGGTCGGAGCCCAGGACGACGTCGTCCGCCCCACCGGCCCGTTCGATCCCGAGCTACCCGTCTGGGCCTTCCGCCGACCCGACGGCTCGCTGGAAGCCCTGTTGTTCAACCACTCGACCCACACCATCGGCGCAAGGACGCCCGGCCTCCGCTCGCCCGGCTTCTACGGTCTGGCGGCTCAGGAGTTGGAAAAGGAGTTGGGCGGGACGGCCCTCTTCTTCGAGGGCGCTTCCGGCTCGACGCACAACCTCGAGCTTAAGGCCGACGAAATGACCCTGCGGATCAAGAACGCCGTCCGCGCCGCGCTCGCGAAGGCCGAGCCGAAAGCCGTCGATCGCGTTCGGGGGCTCCGCAAGGAGGTCGTCGTGAAGGTCCGCGACTTCGACGAGGCTCGCGAAGACGCGGCCGTCGCGGCCTACGAGGCGCACAAGGTGAAGGACGCCAAGAACGCTCAGTTCGTCATCGACACGTTCCGCGACATGCGGCGGGGCCTGGCTTCGAAACGCGGCGAGGAGCGCAAGACGTGGGTCCAGGCCGTCCGGATCGGCGAGTTCGCGGTTGTGGGCGTTCCGGCCGAGTTCTTCACGGTGCTCGGCCAGGACATCAAGCGCCGGAGCCCGTTCCGCTACACCTACGTCTTCGAGCTGGCCAACGACTACATCGGCTACACGCCCGATCGAAAGGCTTTCGATCTGGGCGGCTACCAGACGTGGACCGGCTTCCACAGCTACACCGCGCCCGGCACGGGCGAGATGCTCGCCGAGGAGGCCCTCGGCCTGCTGAAAACGTTGCACGACGAGCCCTGA
- a CDS encoding PP2C family protein-serine/threonine phosphatase, with translation MTATPVKIETSQFEFLVSPLSSSARPAPKEPPSSSVVVDLASVSDPGKVRSRNEDHYMVSKVSRRMEVIADNLPAGELPHELAEDGYCMVVADGMGGMNAGDVASMMAISTGVRLADKSVKWGFKINEREARELLNRMSMYFQEIDRRLTERSDRDRRLFGMGTTLTLAYSIGSHLFLIHVGDSRAYLFRGGEMTQLTRDHTVAQALADAGQIRPEDIRTHARRNTLTNYLGGHRGKIQADVRWTRLEDGDRLLLCSDGLSDMVDDAKILEVLSRRKGAQVATETLLQKALDAGGKDNVTIVLADYTIPPFVAPPVFEGRSSSSRPRDVMALDTEEFPMQGEEK, from the coding sequence ATGACGGCGACGCCCGTGAAGATTGAGACCTCTCAATTCGAGTTCCTGGTCAGCCCCCTCAGTTCCTCGGCGCGGCCGGCTCCCAAGGAGCCGCCGTCGTCGTCGGTCGTGGTCGACCTGGCCTCGGTTTCGGATCCGGGCAAGGTGCGGAGCCGCAACGAGGACCATTACATGGTCTCGAAGGTCTCCCGCCGGATGGAGGTCATCGCCGACAACCTCCCCGCCGGCGAGCTCCCTCACGAACTGGCCGAGGACGGCTACTGCATGGTCGTCGCCGACGGTATGGGGGGCATGAACGCCGGCGACGTGGCGAGCATGATGGCCATCAGCACGGGCGTCCGCCTGGCCGACAAGTCGGTCAAATGGGGCTTCAAGATCAACGAGCGCGAGGCCCGCGAGCTGCTCAACCGTATGAGCATGTATTTTCAGGAGATCGACCGCCGCCTGACCGAGAGGTCCGACCGCGACCGCCGCCTCTTCGGGATGGGGACGACGCTGACGCTCGCCTACAGCATCGGCTCCCACCTGTTCCTGATCCACGTCGGCGACTCCCGCGCCTACCTCTTTCGCGGCGGCGAGATGACCCAACTCACGCGCGACCACACCGTCGCCCAGGCCCTCGCCGACGCTGGCCAGATTAGGCCCGAGGACATCCGCACCCACGCCCGGCGCAACACGCTGACCAACTACCTCGGCGGCCACCGAGGCAAGATCCAGGCCGACGTTCGCTGGACCCGTCTGGAGGACGGCGACCGCCTGCTGCTCTGCAGCGACGGCCTCAGCGACATGGTCGACGACGCCAAGATTCTTGAGGTCCTGAGCCGTCGCAAAGGTGCCCAGGTCGCGACCGAAACGCTCTTGCAGAAGGCTCTCGACGCCGGCGGCAAGGACAACGTCACCATCGTCCTCGCCGACTACACGATCCCCCCATTCGTCGCCCCTCCCGTCTTCGAGGGACGGTCCTCGTCTTCACGGCCCAGGGACGTAATGGCCCTCGACACCGAGGAATTCCCCATGCAGGGCGAGGAGAAGTAG
- a CDS encoding 3-keto-disaccharide hydrolase — MLLSTSCLILASAFALAAPPENAEGWTPLFNGKDLTGWYTFLQQHGKNADPDKVVTIEDGAIHLYKGVPDGSRVVMGYIATEQEYGDYHLRLQYRWAGPKYEPRYALKRDAGVYYHITGPDNVWPRALQYQIEETNVGDLIALYGMKADTWIDPRTRDVKSPDYPTFLPPDQGGEPRILGMKPIDYQHRMVGTTEREGWNDVEVIAKGARVTHLLNGVVVNRGANVRFDDPKAPGSPVPLTRGRIALEIEAAEMWFRNVEIRPAEH; from the coding sequence ATGCTCCTCTCCACGTCGTGCCTGATCCTGGCGTCCGCGTTCGCCCTGGCGGCTCCGCCCGAGAACGCGGAGGGTTGGACGCCCCTGTTCAACGGCAAGGATCTGACCGGCTGGTACACCTTCCTCCAGCAGCACGGAAAGAACGCCGACCCGGACAAGGTCGTCACGATCGAAGACGGCGCGATCCACCTTTACAAAGGGGTCCCGGACGGCTCGCGCGTCGTCATGGGCTACATCGCCACGGAGCAGGAGTACGGCGACTACCACCTCCGGCTCCAGTACCGCTGGGCCGGACCGAAGTACGAGCCGCGCTACGCTCTCAAGCGGGACGCCGGAGTTTATTACCACATCACCGGCCCGGACAACGTCTGGCCGCGCGCCCTTCAGTATCAGATCGAGGAGACGAACGTCGGCGATCTGATCGCGCTTTATGGGATGAAGGCCGACACCTGGATCGACCCGAGGACGCGCGACGTGAAGTCGCCCGACTATCCGACGTTCCTACCTCCCGACCAGGGGGGCGAGCCCCGCATCCTGGGGATGAAGCCGATCGACTACCAGCACCGGATGGTCGGCACCACCGAGCGCGAAGGGTGGAACGACGTCGAGGTGATCGCCAAGGGGGCGCGAGTCACGCACCTCCTGAACGGGGTCGTCGTGAATCGGGGGGCGAACGTCCGGTTCGACGACCCGAAGGCCCCCGGCTCGCCCGTCCCGCTGACCCGCGGTCGAATCGCGCTGGAGATCGAGGCCGCCGAGATGTGGTTCCGCAACGTGGAGATCCGGCCGGCCGAGCATTAA